GCTTCTGAACTGTGACGAACGTACGCTACGCGGAAAATCACGCGTAATGTAAATCACAACAAAAGATACAGAATCTTACATTTATTACTCAATTACTACATTCAAACATACTAACAAAAAACAGAGAACACTGATAAACGTATCTCTAAAGCCTCGACGCAACAAATAACGAAAGATTTAAAAACATTCCACTGCATGTATACTACCGGCAGATAAGCGATCTTAAGTTCAACATCCCTCCCATTTttcctaaataaataaaacgcgtCATAATCAAGCTTCAAACTCCTCCTATAGTCCACAGAAACATATTCGAATTCCTGGGAAGACAAACGAAACCTGAAACTATACGAGCACCGAGTACAAGTGTAAACAGGAAAATGTCGACAGAGAACTTTTGAAACGATATAAATTTCACTATACTTCTTATGTAAACTATACACGCTTGCGAAGGAAGCAGCGATGTCAGCTCGTTCATAAGATCCACGAGATACGAGATCCTATTCAAATCTGCTTATTTATTATTAGCGTTTGTATAGACTTAGCTTTCCCTGATACCACAATTCCTTTACATTTTCTTTCTCTTATTTCCTTTCCTCCTCTTCTGTTATCTGTAACATGTTTGTTTCTTTAGTTCCTGTTTATTTCTTTATATTTACAAAATCTGTTTTCAATCTCTCGGTTCTCTAGAGCCCAGGTGACCGCGGCGGAGAGCCGTGAGGATCAGGGAGATTTAAAATACGCATGTATGCGCATATCTGGCGAGAATCGACGGCACTCGGCAACCTGCGATGTTACGTTACTATCGCAACTACGTTTCTGCATGCACCGCACCGCTCGCGATCGCGCGTACTCGTCGGAGACAAAACAGGCGACCGTCCCACCCCATTCCGTCGGTGAACTGGGGTACGACGTAGGAACGAAAACAAACGATCTGTCAACTGGTCCCTGACAACTCGTGGACGATGCTCCCTCACCTTTATCGGCGAGAGCGCGTAGCTCGTGGCTGAAGCATGTTTCGCTCGGTGTCGCACGATTAATGCGCAAAGAGGGGTCCTCCTACTGCGTTTCCTCTGCGGCCGTTTTCTGCTCGATCGAGGGATCGCCCTGGCGTTATCGTTTTTTCACGGGCGTGTCATCGCTCGTCGTTCGGCATCGTCGCACTGGCCACTGTGGCGTCGACAAACGGAACGCACTGCGTCGTCCTGCGGCACTAAATCGAGGAGAAACCCATTCAGAAGCGACACGCACGCGATGCGACACATCCAGCGAAACCGCTTCTTCTTCGCACTACTCGGACAGTGGAATACGCCAAACGGAGCATAGAGCAACGAACGCAGAGGAGGGGTAAACACAGGGCCGATATTACCACTTCCACTGAGCTAGTTCTAGGGATATTCCCTAGTGGCGCGTCGGAGGCACAGTGGCGTAGCTAGTTGGCGATCTCGGCGGGGCTGATAGGGGATACAAGAATTTGGATCTTGTGAATTTTTGACTGGACGTTGTGGAAGTATCGCACTTCTTTCAGTGTTCTACTTCGTACTTAGATCCATGCTTATGTTATTACaaagttatatttaaaaaagaaagagaaaaacgCAGTAAGTTTAAGTGCTGGTATCGAGCTTCCAGATTCCCGCCAAAAAGTAAAATGCTCTACTTTTTCAGCAAATAATCTCTCAAAGTGCTTCAGAGCAGTACTTTTCGCAACAGATTTGCGAAAGTAATCGATTCTataagttgaagaacagtacaagccAAAAACCACACCGAGATATTTGATCTCAACTAGATATAGTTTTGAAATCATTCGAAAGCTTCTAATTTTGGACATGTACTGTTCTTAACAACTCCGATTCAATTTGATTGAAAATGTAATTCGCATACATGGAGAAAGTAATTGTTTACTAAATCTCTATTTAGTTATCTCAATCTGCTGAAATTTCGACAAACAATTTGAAACTTTTAGAATGCTATCTTCACAATTAGCGCACGTTCGTGCATCTTCGACTTCCATCGACCGCCTTTGAATACAGTTCGGGTTGCAACGCGCTCATCTAAAACTCGCGATTTAAATTTCACTCAGGAACACAAGTTTGAGAAACCTACTTGCAGACAACTAAGCATAAATGCGTGGTTATCCTCAAAGCGATGTTTCCCCGCCAGTTCCTCGAGAATATCGTTCGAATTCACTCATTGCTCGTCGCTCAGTTTCTGAAGTTTATTAATGAGCGAACCGCCGAAGGAGCTTCTGTATTGCGGACTAACGAAGTCCAACAAGCTGTAAGGCGTTTCGAAGTACTCGTTCCCCGAGCTGGACTTGTCGTCGTGCTGATTGCCGACAATAGTGAACCCTGCGCTGGACAATTCGACGCAGAACTTAAGACCCTCGAGCGTAGTTAGGTTCAAGTAAATAGCCCGATTGGTGCTGGTCAATTTCTCCGACACATTTATGTCCGTCACATGCTGCTTCACGTCGTTGACGATCACCCGCGCCTCGAGTTTCCACTGTTCCTCGTCCAGCACTTTAACTTCCTCTTCCGTCATTCTTTCGTTTTGGCAGTGTTAACGAACGTCTGCTCATCGGTGCATGTAATATTCTCGGGGGAAATTGGCAACGATACAAGCGTCCCGTTCCGCGAGCGTGGCGATTCTATTCACGTTGCAACGAAGCTTTCGCGTTTTCACGCTACGCCGCTGCACGTGGACAGGTTAGGCTCAGGGTCAAAGACCAAGATCAAGCTGTTACGCAAGCGTGTATTCTGAGCGTTTGTTTTCGAAGGGATATAAGATATCGCCGTATCGGCGGCGGCAGTGACTATGATCCGTGGTCAGTTTAGTCCTTGGCACTGCGTCGCGTTTACGATCTGTGAGACTCCCTGCTGCACGTTCCTCCAAGTGCACGTGCACTGAATGCACCTCGCGTACTGATTGCGAAATTCGATGCGTGCGCGCTAAGAGCGCCGCCGATCGAGGCGCCGCCTGGCGGCGAGTGGCGGTACTAGGTTTGCCGCAAGGCGCCAATaaattgaatttatttataCCGCGGGGAAATGATTCAACATGCACTGCTGGGTGCAACAATTGACTGAGACTCGGGAGTTCTTTGTGGAGAATGTGTGAAGATATTTTGTAACTTTGTATTCGTTTTGGGAGTTGAATGATCGAAAGTTTTTATTGAAACCTCGAATGGTTCAATGTGAGGCGTTATGGAATTCTGCTTCCAATGGTTGTTTTTTTATGTTTCACAGAGAAACGCAGGAAAAAATTTGAGTAAAAGGGATGGCGAGGAGAAATAGACAGACTTTGTAATAGAATTTCTTTTAAAAGAATATGAATATTTATGCAGGATGCTTCATAGAGAGAAAGAGGAAAAAATTGGCGTAGAAGGGATATGTTGAGGGGAAATATAGACTAAACGTGTAATAGAATTTTCTCAAAAAAATATGAATACTTATGAAGGATGTTTCACAGAGGGAAAGAGGGAAAACAAGTGAAAAGGGAATATGTGAGGAGATATATAGGCAGACTATGTAATACATAGAATCTTCTCTAaaagaaaatatgaatatttgaacaggATGTTCCACAGAGAGAAACTGGCGAGAGAGGGATATATTCAGGAGAAATATAGGCAGACTATGCAATACACAGAATTTCCTATAAAAGAAACATGAATATTTGAACAGTTTTACTCTCAAGTGGACACGGAGCCTTAAACAAAAATGACATAAATCGATATTCGATTATTCATGCTGATTAGTTCAGATAAGAAATTTTTCTGTGAAAAATCGCGTCTAAACCGAAGCCAATTCATGCTTGTGATTCCTCGTGAATTCGCGCGATAGTGCCGCGTACTTTCAATGACGATCGGAGTCGATATCGAGGCGAGCCCGACAAAGAAGGACCTGACCGAGGTTGCGACAGCTGCCTCATCCACGTAGAGATGAAGACGGGCCAAGCTGACACTGGGAGATGTGGGATCAGCTGCCGGAGCTGATACTGACGCAGATATTCAGTCACCTCGGTCGTGGGGACCGTGCCAACATTGCACAAGTCTGTCAGTCATGGAACCGTGCACTATCGTCGCCAGTTCTTTGGCGTTCAGTCACAGTCCTCATCGATCGTGATCTGCGGGGTGACTTCCCTTTGGCGGGAGAGCTAGCAGTACGCAAAAAATTGACTAAACAATAAACGCCTATAACATCATAAAACACGAACATAAAACTCGCTAACAAATCGTTGCATTAAGATCAATGAATATCCTGGAATCATTGGAGGCTAGAGTTTGCTTTGACTGACGAGCGGTTCTTTACGTGTGTACCTGATTGAATTACTATGCAGATACCAGATTTGTCTCTGGGATAGCTAAAATGTCATGTTGAACCCAAAGTTGAGAGTTGAAAGTTTTTTTAGTATTAAATAGAATTGCTtaaattttcttattttcttgaGGACTTGAGGTATTGACTACTAATCTGAGGTATACGGATTTTGTCAAGCCCAAGAAGATTGTGATACTAATTAGCTTGTATTTCACGTCTTTATCATGCAGTAGTATTGCATACTCACTTTCTCTCAATCACTTCTCAGAAGATAAACGCGACACGTCAACACGTTACCTGACTCCAAACATGTAGCTCGTTGATAGCAAGTCGTGACACTATAAGTAAAGACTGAATCGACGTAAGACGTGCTTATTAACCAACCCTTAGTGCTTCCATGGAGAAGTAGTGCATCTATATCTCCATAATCtcgttataaaaaaataatttaatatacagAAATTTAGATCACCAAATTCCGCAAAGAGCATGAGTAATAAATTTGACAGTGAATGAGTAGAGCCATGATCGAACCAGCTAAGTGTTCAGACATGTCTCACTACTGCAGTGTGTACACTTTCATGCATAAGTACTTGGACACTATCACGTTattgaaatatgtaaaattGTATAATACAGTTGTGGCTACAAATCTCATCTCAAACGATTGtataaggtttacaaatacCGATGAGAATAATATCTAATATCAATTAGTATAAATAAGAAAGTGTAGGTATTTCATGCAATCCCAATAATGTGAAAGTGTCCATATATTTATGTACTGTAGTGTACGTAGATGACGCGATATTTAAAACATAGAAACTAATTTGCATCTCCAAGAGTGAGATTGAATAAATCTCTCGTTCGTTTAGGCAAAATATGGACAGCATATGCGCAGCCTGGAACTTGCTTGGTCACGACCATACATTTTGCCAAGGGAAGCGCGGATTACTCGCAATATCCAAGCAGAGGCTGGCGCCGATTTCCTGATGGTCGTACGAGCTAAGAACGTTCAATTGAAGAAGCTCATACTCACCAACTGGATCTTCAGCTGCAAATGGGGGAACAGGGGCAAGCTGCTTTATGCCCTGGCAAATTTTTTAGGgtaattgaggtttcacgagtaTCCTCTTAAAGGTAGTCGCATGGACTATACACGGCTGACACATAATACAGTCACGTACGGACTGCATTAGAATATTGATTAGGCTTAATGCAATAATGCTTCGCGTAATTAAGACAGCGGGTCAGGTTCTGCTCATGGTCGATTATAATTGCGTAACTTTAAGCAATGCAGATCCTTTTAGTACGCGTGACGAGAAATCTATAACAGAGTGTATAATAAATATTGCTTCGATTTTTAGAACCTAGGAAGTGTTTTGAGTGTTGgcaatattttcattttggATGAAAAGCTGCCACTCAGTTAATGAAATATTGAGATCATCTTTACTTACTTTCTTTTTTTACTATAATAGTATAGCTTTCTATTTTGCAGAACAGACACTCAGAGATTTACTAAGactaaagaaatttaatttaataattggTCATTTTCTTCAGTTAATAAAATTTTACACATTCaattttttctcaattttcaCTTCCtagattcttcaatcttcttctAATTAATTTGTCTAACTGTATAATTGTCTCTATAGCTGTCAGCACGACTTAGAAACGCTGAGTTTGTTGAACGCGAATCTTGGTGTGAGCGAAGTGCTGCGACTTTTAGCAAGTACATCCAGGGGTTGCACTGATCATTTGGCGTATT
The Calliopsis andreniformis isolate RMS-2024a chromosome 8, iyCalAndr_principal, whole genome shotgun sequence DNA segment above includes these coding regions:
- the LOC143182069 gene encoding GSK3-beta interaction protein, with amino-acid sequence MTEEEVKVLDEEQWKLEARVIVNDVKQHVTDINVSEKLTSTNRAIYLNLTTLEGLKFCVELSSAGFTIVGNQHDDKSSSGNEYFETPYSLLDFVSPQYRSSFGGSLINKLQKLSDEQ